From a region of the Hymenobacter jejuensis genome:
- a CDS encoding SPW repeat domain-containing protein, which translates to MNKPITRFQHGFADYAYAPLAAAAPRLFGFEKEKTATLLCQILGGGVLLNTLFTRAEWGAVKTIPFKVHLATDVIAGALTMAAPWLFGFAKNKPARNTFLALGGTSLVAGLITQPEEMPENQ; encoded by the coding sequence CTATCACCCGCTTTCAGCACGGCTTTGCCGACTACGCGTACGCCCCATTGGCGGCCGCCGCTCCCCGATTATTTGGATTTGAAAAGGAAAAAACCGCCACGCTCCTGTGTCAAATTTTGGGCGGTGGTGTATTGCTTAACACGTTATTTACCCGCGCCGAATGGGGAGCCGTGAAGACGATTCCGTTCAAAGTGCATCTGGCTACCGACGTCATAGCCGGCGCCCTGACGATGGCGGCGCCGTGGCTGTTTGGGTTTGCCAAAAACAAGCCAGCGCGCAACACTTTCCTCGCGCTTGGCGGCACCAGCCTAGTAGCCGGTCTGATTACGCAACCGGAAGAAATGCCAGAAAATCAATAG
- a CDS encoding DUF421 domain-containing protein, with amino-acid sequence MQADDLTTPFDWHRIWWSETEPPLFLLEVAFRCIVTYLLIIATMRITGRRQVKQLSLFELSIILALGSAAGDAMFYPDVPLLHILVVFVVVVALYLLFNRLTEIYPKFSDWLEGKPVCLLADGVIVKKALDGQNLTQKELFGELRQQQVEHLGQVHKIYLEATGDISVFFFPDEQMRPGLPVFPEVIAKARQAIEQTGSYACSTCGHVERLEPASQHACLNCEEDTWVLTCATKRIT; translated from the coding sequence ATGCAAGCCGACGACCTTACTACCCCATTCGATTGGCACCGCATCTGGTGGTCCGAAACGGAGCCGCCGCTTTTTCTGCTGGAAGTAGCTTTTCGCTGCATCGTGACCTATCTGCTCATCATTGCCACGATGCGCATTACAGGGCGGCGACAGGTTAAGCAGCTGTCGCTCTTTGAGTTAAGCATTATTCTGGCCCTGGGCTCGGCCGCCGGCGACGCCATGTTTTACCCCGACGTGCCGCTGCTGCACATTCTGGTGGTGTTTGTGGTGGTGGTGGCGCTGTATCTGCTGTTCAATCGCCTGACCGAAATATATCCGAAATTCAGCGACTGGCTAGAAGGCAAGCCGGTATGCTTGCTAGCTGACGGCGTTATTGTCAAGAAGGCCCTTGACGGTCAGAATCTCACCCAAAAGGAGCTTTTCGGGGAGCTTCGCCAGCAACAGGTGGAGCACTTGGGGCAAGTACACAAAATCTACCTCGAAGCCACCGGCGACATCAGCGTGTTCTTCTTCCCGGATGAGCAAATGCGGCCCGGCCTGCCGGTGTTTCCCGAAGTGATTGCCAAAGCCAGGCAAGCGATTGAGCAAACCGGCAGCTACGCGTGCAGCACCTGCGGCCACGTCGAACGCCTGGAGCCGGCTTCGCAACACGCGTGCCTCAATTGCGAAGAGGACACTTGGGTGCTGACGTGCGCTACCAAGCGCATAACGTAG
- a CDS encoding aldo/keto reductase, translating into MQQRKLGNSSLSIAPLVLGGNVFGWTADEATSFRVLDAFVAGGGNAIDTADGYSVWVPGHQGGESETIIGKWLRQHGRRDELVIATKVGWEVNAENKGLAKNYILRAVEGSLKRLQTDYIDLYQSHKDDPTVPVEETLEAYAQLVQEGKVRVIGASNFSAARLRESLEASHQHGFPRYESLQPLYNLYDRAEFEKDLLPLCQEFNVGVIPYYGLASGFLTGKYRSQEDLKKSARGGGVGQKYLNDKGLKILAALDKVAEHLHASPAQVALAWIMARPGLTAPIASATSPEQVTELLKATELQLTAEYMEQLNQASA; encoded by the coding sequence ATGCAACAGCGTAAATTAGGAAACTCCTCCCTCTCAATAGCCCCGCTCGTGCTGGGCGGCAATGTATTTGGCTGGACGGCCGACGAAGCCACGTCGTTTCGCGTCCTCGACGCGTTTGTGGCCGGCGGCGGCAATGCCATCGACACGGCCGATGGCTACTCGGTCTGGGTGCCTGGCCACCAAGGCGGCGAGTCGGAAACTATCATCGGCAAATGGCTTCGGCAGCACGGCCGCCGCGACGAACTCGTAATAGCCACCAAAGTAGGCTGGGAAGTGAACGCCGAGAACAAAGGATTGGCTAAGAACTATATTCTGCGCGCCGTGGAAGGCTCGCTCAAACGTCTCCAAACCGACTACATCGACCTGTATCAGTCGCACAAAGACGACCCCACGGTGCCCGTAGAAGAAACCCTCGAAGCCTACGCCCAGCTCGTACAGGAGGGCAAAGTGCGCGTGATCGGGGCGTCCAATTTTTCGGCGGCACGCCTGCGCGAGTCGCTGGAAGCCAGCCACCAGCACGGGTTTCCGCGCTACGAATCGTTGCAGCCGCTCTACAACCTCTACGACCGTGCCGAGTTTGAAAAAGACCTGTTGCCGCTGTGTCAGGAATTCAACGTCGGCGTGATTCCGTATTACGGCCTCGCTTCCGGCTTCCTGACCGGCAAATACCGCTCGCAGGAAGATTTGAAAAAAAGCGCCCGCGGTGGCGGCGTGGGCCAGAAGTATTTGAATGACAAAGGATTAAAGATTCTGGCGGCGCTTGACAAAGTCGCCGAGCATCTGCACGCTTCGCCGGCCCAGGTAGCGCTCGCCTGGATCATGGCGCGCCCCGGCCTCACGGCGCCCATCGCCAGCGCTACCAGCCCCGAGCAAGTGACCGAGTTGCTGAAAGCCACGGAGTTGCAGCTTACCGCCGAATATATGGAGCAACTCAATCAAGCCAGCGCCTAA